A region from the Bubalus kerabau isolate K-KA32 ecotype Philippines breed swamp buffalo chromosome 23, PCC_UOA_SB_1v2, whole genome shotgun sequence genome encodes:
- the POLR2J gene encoding DNA-directed RNA polymerase II subunit RPB11-a: MNAPPAFESFLLFEGEKKITINKDTKVPNACLFTINKEDHTLGNIIKSQLLKDPQVLFAGYKVPHPLEHKIIIRVQTTPDYSPQEAFTNAITDLISELSLLEERFRVAIKDKQEGIE; this comes from the exons ATGAACGCCCCTCCCGCCTTCGAGTCGTTCTTGCTCTTCGAGGGCGAGAAGAA GATCACCATTAACAAGGACACCAAAGTACCCAATGCCTGTTTGTTCACCATCAACAAGGAGGACCACACGCTAGGAAACATCATTAAATC GCAGCTCCTAAAGGACCCACAGGTGCTGTTTGCTGGCTACAAAGTCCCGCACCCCTTGGAGCACAAGATCATCATCCGGGTACAGACCACGCCGGACTACAGCCCCCAGGAGGCCTTCACCAACGCCATCACCGACCTCATCAGCGAGCTGTCCCTGCTGGAAGAGCGCTTCCGG GTGGCCATCAAAGACAAGCAGGAAGGCATCGAGTAG